One window of the Acaryochloris sp. CCMEE 5410 genome contains the following:
- a CDS encoding DUF58 domain-containing protein: MHLIHKLASWLETHWAVPAYAGWVILGLTTFFLLAAANTLAGWLYVLGGLGLGLLLVSAVLPIKSLQGIQVERLPLLPVSVGESLNLGLKLSNSTKMAKSLLQVYDHPPKHLGVATAHSIDEIPAQATHTWTYTLQPQQRGVYRWQNVQLRSAAPLGLFWCRRSRPVKAKAIVYPQILPLQQCPLLDHSGHEQDRQRQAQQIGPQNNNEGVTRSVRPYRWGDPLRLVHWRTSARHNELRIRELEMFAGGQTLVIALDSSGDWQPDQFEQAVIAAASLYAYGQKYQDQVELWTAQIGLQTGRQAILETLAQVQAGEVTVAPFPQQSVIWLTSDPSGISTLPRGSCWLFWPNLDTSRRDDASQHRGQGLVIESDQPLQSQLQIPINVTSLS; this comes from the coding sequence ATGCATCTCATCCACAAACTCGCATCTTGGTTAGAAACCCATTGGGCTGTGCCAGCCTATGCGGGCTGGGTGATTCTGGGCCTCACCACCTTTTTTCTGCTGGCTGCTGCGAACACCCTCGCAGGCTGGTTATACGTTTTAGGGGGACTGGGGTTGGGACTGCTGCTGGTCTCGGCTGTCTTGCCGATAAAGTCTTTGCAAGGGATACAGGTGGAGCGGCTACCCTTATTGCCCGTTAGTGTGGGCGAATCTTTGAATTTAGGCTTAAAGCTGTCGAACTCAACGAAGATGGCAAAGTCCCTGTTGCAAGTCTATGACCATCCCCCTAAACATCTAGGCGTGGCTACTGCTCATAGCATTGATGAGATTCCTGCTCAGGCAACCCATACCTGGACCTATACGCTGCAACCTCAGCAACGGGGAGTCTACCGTTGGCAAAACGTGCAATTACGGAGCGCGGCCCCTTTAGGACTGTTTTGGTGTCGTCGGAGTCGTCCGGTCAAGGCTAAAGCAATTGTCTATCCCCAAATCTTGCCCTTACAGCAATGCCCTCTGTTGGATCATTCGGGCCATGAACAGGATCGACAGCGGCAAGCGCAACAAATTGGCCCCCAAAATAATAATGAAGGAGTAACTCGGTCAGTGCGCCCCTATCGTTGGGGTGACCCGTTACGACTCGTCCATTGGCGAACGAGTGCCCGTCACAACGAACTTCGCATTCGCGAACTGGAAATGTTTGCAGGGGGCCAAACCCTGGTTATTGCTTTGGATAGTTCTGGGGATTGGCAGCCTGATCAGTTTGAGCAAGCGGTGATTGCGGCGGCGTCGCTGTATGCTTACGGTCAAAAGTATCAAGATCAGGTGGAACTCTGGACTGCCCAGATAGGGCTACAGACGGGGCGGCAAGCTATCCTGGAAACGCTAGCTCAAGTGCAGGCTGGAGAAGTGACCGTAGCGCCGTTTCCCCAGCAATCCGTGATATGGCTGACGTCTGATCCGAGTGGTATATCGACTTTGCCACGGGGGAGCTGTTGGCTATTTTGGCCGAATCTTGATACATCTCGTCGTGATGATGCTTCTCAACATCGAGGCCAAGGGTTAGTGATCGAATCCGATCAACCTTTACAATCTCAGCTTCAAATTCCAATTAATGTGACTAGCCTGTCTTGA
- the acs gene encoding acetate--CoA ligase, whose product MSQPTIESILQEQRLFPPPADLAAQAEIKSAEEYEQLYAKAEADPQAFWAELAEKELDWFEKWDTVLDWQPPFAKWFVGGKLNITYNCLDRHLKTWRRNKAALIWEGEPGDSRTLTYAQLHREVCQTANVLKQLGVGKGDRVGIYMPMVPEAAIAMLACARIGAPHTVVFGGFSAEALKDRLNDAEAKLVITADGGFRKDKAVPLKTAVDKALADNGVPSVNNVLVVQRTKADVTMASNRDHWWHELVPAASADCPPEPMDSEDMLFILYTSGTTGRPKGVVHTTGGYNLYTHMTCKWAFDLKDNDVYWCTADVGWITGHSYIVYGPLSNGATSLMYEGAPRASNPGCFWDVVEKYGVNIFYTAPTAIRAFIKLGDQHPQARDLSSLRILGTVGEPINPEAWIWYQQVIGGGKCPIIDTWWQTETGGFMITPLPGATSTKPGSATRPFPGILADVVDLDGNPVADNEGGYLVIRHPWPSMMRTVYGDDDRFRRTYWEHIPPKDGKYVYFAGDGVRRDEDGYFWIMGRVDDVINVSGHRLGTMEIESALVSHPAVAEAAVVGRPDDLKGEDVFAFVTLENTHPPSDELNAELKQHVVNEIGVIARPGEIRFADALPKTRSGKIIRRFLRNLASGEEIAGDASTMEDQSVLDKLRQGS is encoded by the coding sequence ATGTCACAACCCACGATTGAATCCATCCTCCAAGAACAACGCCTGTTTCCACCGCCTGCAGACCTGGCGGCCCAGGCCGAGATCAAAAGTGCCGAGGAATACGAGCAGCTGTATGCCAAAGCAGAAGCCGATCCTCAAGCCTTTTGGGCTGAACTGGCAGAAAAGGAACTGGACTGGTTTGAGAAATGGGATACGGTGCTGGACTGGCAGCCCCCCTTTGCCAAGTGGTTTGTCGGCGGCAAGCTCAACATCACCTATAACTGTCTAGATCGTCACCTGAAAACCTGGCGACGCAACAAAGCCGCTCTGATTTGGGAAGGGGAACCAGGCGACTCGCGCACCCTCACCTATGCCCAACTCCATCGAGAAGTCTGTCAAACCGCCAACGTGCTCAAGCAATTGGGCGTGGGCAAAGGCGACCGGGTGGGCATTTATATGCCGATGGTACCGGAAGCTGCGATCGCAATGTTAGCCTGCGCCCGCATTGGTGCCCCCCATACCGTTGTCTTTGGCGGGTTTAGTGCCGAAGCCCTCAAGGATCGCCTCAACGATGCCGAAGCCAAATTAGTGATTACCGCTGATGGCGGCTTCCGCAAAGATAAAGCCGTTCCTCTCAAAACCGCCGTTGACAAAGCCTTAGCCGATAATGGTGTCCCTAGCGTTAACAACGTTTTAGTGGTGCAGCGCACTAAAGCCGATGTCACCATGGCCTCCAATCGCGACCATTGGTGGCATGAGTTAGTCCCAGCCGCTTCCGCTGACTGTCCGCCTGAACCCATGGACAGCGAAGATATGCTGTTTATTCTCTATACCAGCGGCACCACCGGACGGCCCAAAGGGGTAGTCCATACCACCGGAGGCTACAACCTCTACACCCATATGACCTGCAAGTGGGCCTTTGACCTTAAAGATAATGATGTCTACTGGTGTACCGCAGACGTGGGTTGGATTACAGGCCATAGCTATATTGTCTACGGTCCTTTATCTAATGGGGCCACCTCCCTAATGTATGAAGGCGCACCCCGCGCTTCCAATCCCGGCTGTTTTTGGGACGTTGTGGAAAAATATGGCGTCAATATCTTCTATACGGCTCCCACTGCCATTCGGGCCTTTATTAAACTGGGCGATCAACATCCCCAAGCCCGCGACTTATCTTCGCTGCGGATTTTAGGCACCGTCGGTGAACCCATTAACCCAGAAGCCTGGATCTGGTATCAGCAGGTGATTGGCGGCGGCAAATGCCCGATTATCGATACTTGGTGGCAAACGGAAACGGGAGGCTTTATGATTACGCCCCTGCCGGGTGCCACATCCACTAAGCCTGGATCTGCCACTCGACCCTTCCCAGGGATTTTGGCGGATGTGGTCGATTTAGACGGCAACCCCGTCGCAGACAATGAAGGGGGCTATCTGGTCATCCGTCACCCCTGGCCCAGCATGATGCGTACAGTGTATGGCGATGATGATCGGTTCCGCCGGACTTACTGGGAGCATATCCCTCCCAAAGATGGTAAATATGTGTACTTCGCTGGGGATGGCGTCCGCCGAGATGAAGATGGTTATTTCTGGATTATGGGCCGCGTCGATGACGTGATTAATGTATCCGGGCACCGCCTGGGGACGATGGAGATTGAGTCTGCACTGGTGTCCCATCCCGCCGTGGCGGAAGCTGCCGTGGTTGGTCGTCCTGATGATCTCAAGGGTGAAGATGTGTTTGCCTTTGTCACCTTGGAAAATACCCATCCTCCGAGTGATGAACTGAATGCTGAGCTGAAGCAGCATGTGGTCAATGAGATTGGGGTGATTGCTCGGCCGGGCGAGATTCGCTTTGCCGATGCGTTACCTAAAACCCGCTCTGGCAAGATTATTCGGCGATTCTTGCGCAACCTAGCCAGTGGCGAAGAGATCGCTGGGGATGCGTCCACCATGGAAGACCAAAGTGTTCTAGATAAACTGCGTCAAGGTTCTTAA
- a CDS encoding C39 family peptidase, whose product MKTSVELSQSVSDRLSALMDQGFYLQAYDLCQSVDLRSTGPDTTTQLLVGRLTGALGAPRQRAAILLRAWRRNPADPDALYYYISTMLWRQGPLAAYRLIQKHQSQFDHFTPYQQAQWLGLQAQVVLEFRDFDRTDAYLQEAETLAPEDPWITLLQSRLWEQEDRYPDALAMAQKALAQHLWYRPAVLATAHLYTLLNQDDQALELLQQATTQLESGDIWAQLAALQLELGQYTQAQHSYQQYEQACPLLDKAGQSRLWSAQADIAYQRGDFNQAHHLAQKLTEYPYYQSLAQRLLELPEGERVILPVGFVRQHHMTCAPATLTTLCAYWGTTVDHQQLADSICYNGTSSYSERDWASQQGWAVCEFTVTWDSIIQLIDAGIPFTLSTVEATSAHLQAVIGYDSRLQTLIIRDPYHRGIVEPWAKEFLERYQASGPRGMVLLPPEKAGLLETLDLPDSRLYDQLHALQAALTHHDRATAGDWSQRLNGAAPHHRLALQAQFELAYYDADHTSALAVIEQMLEQFPAAPHLMLQKLQYLQELASRQDCVDWLMYVIEQEQFHPIFWTRLAKLLSDDARADESAIHLLRRSIRAMPTEAYNYFLLANLYWSQRQFDVALDLYRFAACLEDKEQTYAHSYFLAARGCRQTSVALQLLKQRWNRDQKQSAHPVYALATAYDHLDRPSEAIEVLAQTQSWHPGDGELLLYRAKYLGEHGQFDQAHALLKEAKAKTAHSRWLSTAATLAQYEYKPDKALDLWQQLVTADPLDIKANRAISQLLAEQEGVTAAREFIAATCSTFPDHAGLHHLWYQQVQEGDPVVAEQVLRRLVDINPKDAWSWRQIAWQLGRQQQLEAGFDACETAQHLDPHNPAYFTIYGYLCVLNKDIPMAKAAFKSALQRSVDSNRAISELIDICQSTEEQKDVIDFIFHEFQKQVITGDGLFTFYQYARTVLTPEDFDQRIQEVHAARPDLWQVWTVRSRQLLSRDRTTEALAIAVEASERFPLLPRVWVDLAIVHRTLKDDEAEEQALQTALRINPGWDSAIQQLADLYDRTHALDQCKALLETALMHSPLEAYLHGYLADVRWKLDNRETALQQLQKALRLDPNYDWGWNRLQEWAQALERPHLTADIARELTVTRSGETQSWLRLAEYLTGDDTLDERLAAVDQAIALNPRCWDAYDLKAKVLAAAERYEDAIATCSPTQGEEDVPSFLAARAAWIQYQQGQFDEAIQAMKAILSQDPDYFAGWRILADWYRQLDNLDAYLPTAQQLVRLAPTECIAWGYQGEAKQKTGDRLGAKADFRKAFELDPEYSFAGLSLFDLELEGLETEAAANTLARLKEHCNDEFVLARAVQLAVRQNDLNTAAQTLAQLCIYPSDQEWPLQAAVESMIAANWTTEAQTILFDAFPQPDAHPKVGYHWVYCCEKLKQRKFCQKQLQKFHPDHPVQRQALITYIRLLSYRDSSVYLMQFIRMNRKVLRANSETWGIVGYALSRQKEHKQNLKWLSDWQRRNDAKPWMLLNLVTSLQALKKGSQAVVVSQHALTLASTNGASIHQLWLAYAASKDENATQARSFLEKIDSTRLEQEYQFLYFITEANLDIALKKLPSYQCFKQAQLHIQQAITAYPQFRSCVSWQHILSSSVWRIAKKRRNISSYIWAIRLLVMKDLLWSIFYVASTIILIIFKSMQP is encoded by the coding sequence ATGAAAACATCGGTAGAACTCTCCCAGTCTGTCTCAGATCGTCTATCTGCCTTAATGGACCAAGGGTTCTATCTCCAGGCCTATGACTTATGCCAGTCCGTTGATCTGCGGTCGACGGGGCCAGACACTACCACCCAACTGTTGGTAGGTCGCCTCACAGGGGCTCTAGGCGCGCCCCGACAACGAGCAGCGATATTACTTCGAGCTTGGCGGCGGAATCCAGCGGATCCAGATGCATTGTATTACTACATCAGTACGATGCTTTGGCGGCAGGGTCCCTTAGCAGCCTATCGTCTGATTCAAAAGCATCAATCGCAATTTGATCACTTCACTCCATATCAACAAGCCCAGTGGCTGGGGTTACAAGCCCAGGTGGTTTTAGAATTCCGAGACTTTGATCGAACGGACGCCTACCTCCAAGAAGCAGAGACCCTAGCCCCAGAGGATCCTTGGATCACCCTTTTACAGTCCCGTTTATGGGAGCAAGAAGATCGATATCCAGACGCCTTAGCCATGGCCCAAAAAGCCTTAGCACAGCATCTATGGTATCGTCCTGCCGTATTGGCAACAGCCCATTTATATACCCTCTTAAACCAAGATGACCAAGCGCTGGAACTCCTCCAGCAGGCCACCACGCAGCTAGAGAGTGGTGATATCTGGGCCCAACTCGCTGCGCTCCAACTGGAGCTGGGGCAGTATACACAAGCTCAGCACAGTTATCAGCAATACGAACAAGCCTGTCCTCTCCTGGACAAGGCCGGGCAATCTCGACTATGGTCTGCCCAAGCTGACATTGCCTACCAGAGGGGGGATTTTAATCAAGCCCATCACTTGGCTCAGAAATTAACGGAGTACCCCTACTATCAGTCTTTAGCCCAACGCCTGCTGGAGCTACCCGAGGGAGAACGGGTGATTTTACCCGTCGGTTTTGTCCGTCAGCACCACATGACTTGTGCCCCCGCCACTTTGACCACCCTTTGTGCCTATTGGGGCACCACGGTGGATCACCAGCAACTCGCGGACAGCATCTGCTACAACGGCACATCTAGCTACAGTGAGCGGGATTGGGCCAGTCAGCAAGGATGGGCGGTTTGCGAATTTACGGTGACCTGGGACAGCATTATCCAGCTGATTGATGCTGGTATCCCGTTTACCCTCAGTACCGTTGAAGCCACGTCAGCCCACTTACAAGCCGTGATTGGCTATGACAGTCGCTTGCAGACCCTGATTATTCGTGACCCTTACCATCGGGGTATCGTTGAACCCTGGGCCAAGGAATTTCTGGAACGATATCAGGCGTCTGGTCCCCGAGGTATGGTGCTCTTGCCACCAGAGAAAGCGGGCTTGTTAGAAACCCTAGACCTTCCCGATAGCCGCCTTTACGATCAGCTCCATGCACTACAAGCAGCCCTAACCCACCATGATCGCGCCACCGCCGGTGACTGGAGCCAACGGCTGAATGGAGCCGCCCCTCACCATCGCCTTGCCCTCCAGGCTCAGTTCGAGCTGGCTTATTATGATGCTGACCACACCAGTGCCTTGGCCGTGATCGAACAAATGCTGGAGCAGTTTCCCGCTGCACCCCATCTGATGTTGCAGAAACTCCAATACTTACAGGAATTGGCCAGCCGCCAGGATTGTGTTGATTGGCTCATGTATGTGATCGAGCAAGAACAGTTCCATCCCATTTTTTGGACTCGACTCGCCAAGCTCTTAAGTGACGATGCTAGGGCTGATGAATCCGCCATTCACTTACTGCGACGATCTATCCGGGCAATGCCGACGGAAGCCTATAACTACTTTTTACTGGCGAATCTGTATTGGTCACAACGCCAGTTTGACGTTGCACTGGACCTATATCGATTTGCAGCCTGCCTCGAAGATAAGGAGCAAACCTATGCCCATAGCTATTTCCTAGCGGCTCGGGGGTGTCGACAAACCTCTGTCGCCTTACAGCTCTTGAAACAACGGTGGAACCGGGACCAAAAGCAGTCGGCCCATCCTGTTTATGCGTTGGCGACTGCCTATGACCATTTAGACCGCCCTTCCGAGGCCATTGAGGTATTGGCGCAAACCCAATCCTGGCATCCAGGCGATGGAGAGTTGCTGTTATATCGGGCCAAGTACCTGGGAGAGCATGGCCAGTTTGATCAAGCCCATGCCCTACTGAAGGAGGCCAAAGCCAAGACGGCCCATAGCCGTTGGTTAAGTACGGCGGCCACCCTGGCACAGTATGAATACAAACCTGACAAAGCCCTCGACCTATGGCAACAGCTCGTCACCGCTGACCCCTTAGATATCAAGGCAAATCGCGCCATTAGTCAACTGTTAGCGGAACAGGAAGGCGTCACTGCCGCCCGTGAGTTTATAGCCGCTACCTGCAGCACCTTCCCGGACCATGCAGGGTTACATCACCTCTGGTATCAACAGGTGCAAGAGGGGGATCCGGTCGTCGCAGAACAGGTACTACGGCGACTGGTAGACATTAACCCTAAAGACGCTTGGTCTTGGCGACAAATTGCCTGGCAACTCGGTCGACAACAGCAGCTAGAGGCAGGGTTTGACGCCTGCGAAACAGCTCAGCACTTAGATCCGCACAACCCAGCCTATTTCACCATCTATGGGTATCTCTGCGTTTTAAACAAAGACATTCCCATGGCTAAGGCCGCGTTCAAATCGGCCCTTCAGCGATCTGTCGATTCTAACCGAGCTATTTCCGAACTGATCGATATTTGCCAGTCCACAGAAGAACAAAAAGACGTTATCGACTTTATCTTTCATGAGTTTCAGAAACAGGTGATTACGGGGGATGGACTGTTCACCTTTTACCAATATGCTCGCACTGTCTTGACGCCTGAAGACTTTGATCAACGCATCCAGGAAGTGCATGCCGCTCGGCCCGATTTATGGCAGGTCTGGACCGTCAGAAGTCGGCAGCTCCTCAGTAGGGACAGAACAACGGAAGCCTTGGCGATTGCAGTGGAAGCATCGGAGCGCTTTCCCCTTTTACCCCGAGTTTGGGTGGATTTAGCGATCGTGCATCGCACCCTCAAGGATGATGAAGCCGAAGAACAAGCCCTGCAAACCGCTTTGCGAATTAATCCAGGGTGGGATAGTGCTATTCAACAGTTGGCGGATCTCTATGACCGCACTCATGCGCTAGACCAATGCAAAGCTCTGCTAGAAACGGCTCTGATGCATTCACCCCTGGAGGCCTATCTTCACGGCTATCTTGCAGATGTACGGTGGAAACTGGATAACCGTGAGACCGCTCTACAACAGTTGCAGAAAGCCCTTCGTCTTGATCCTAACTATGACTGGGGATGGAACCGGCTCCAAGAATGGGCTCAGGCCTTGGAACGTCCCCACCTTACTGCAGACATCGCTCGGGAGCTAACGGTCACTCGATCAGGAGAGACTCAGTCCTGGTTACGGCTAGCTGAATATCTGACTGGAGACGACACGCTAGATGAACGGCTGGCTGCTGTAGACCAGGCTATTGCACTCAATCCTCGCTGTTGGGATGCCTATGATTTAAAGGCTAAGGTATTGGCAGCAGCGGAGCGATACGAAGATGCGATCGCAACCTGCTCCCCCACTCAAGGGGAGGAAGACGTCCCCTCATTTTTGGCCGCTCGGGCCGCTTGGATCCAATACCAGCAAGGCCAATTTGACGAGGCCATCCAAGCCATGAAGGCTATTCTGTCCCAAGATCCTGACTATTTCGCAGGATGGCGTATTCTGGCAGATTGGTATCGACAACTCGACAACCTAGACGCATATCTACCAACCGCACAACAGCTGGTGCGACTGGCTCCAACAGAGTGTATTGCTTGGGGCTATCAGGGAGAAGCCAAACAAAAAACAGGAGACCGATTAGGCGCAAAAGCAGATTTTCGCAAGGCTTTTGAGCTAGATCCTGAATACAGTTTTGCAGGGTTGAGTCTCTTTGATCTCGAATTAGAGGGGCTTGAGACTGAGGCAGCCGCCAACACCTTAGCTCGATTAAAAGAGCATTGTAATGATGAATTTGTTTTGGCTCGTGCCGTTCAGCTTGCAGTCAGACAGAATGACCTGAATACGGCGGCTCAAACCTTAGCACAACTCTGTATCTATCCCAGTGACCAGGAATGGCCCTTGCAGGCTGCGGTGGAGTCCATGATTGCCGCCAATTGGACCACTGAAGCTCAAACCATTCTCTTTGACGCTTTTCCCCAACCCGATGCCCATCCGAAGGTGGGATATCACTGGGTCTACTGTTGTGAGAAGCTGAAACAACGGAAATTTTGTCAGAAACAATTACAGAAGTTTCATCCTGACCATCCAGTCCAAAGACAGGCCCTGATTACTTATATCCGTCTTTTGTCTTATCGCGATTCGTCCGTTTATCTGATGCAATTTATCAGGATGAATCGCAAAGTTTTGCGAGCCAACTCAGAAACTTGGGGCATTGTGGGCTACGCTTTGTCCCGACAGAAAGAGCATAAACAGAACTTAAAATGGCTATCCGACTGGCAACGACGCAATGATGCGAAGCCTTGGATGCTTCTCAATCTCGTGACATCTCTACAAGCTTTAAAGAAAGGCTCCCAAGCGGTGGTTGTGAGTCAACATGCGTTGACTCTCGCCAGCACCAATGGTGCTTCAATACATCAACTTTGGCTCGCTTATGCCGCTAGCAAAGACGAGAATGCTACGCAAGCCAGAAGCTTTTTAGAAAAGATTGATTCAACTAGATTAGAGCAAGAATACCAATTCCTCTATTTTATTACTGAAGCGAATCTGGATATAGCCCTCAAGAAACTTCCCAGCTATCAGTGTTTTAAGCAAGCACAATTGCATATTCAGCAAGCTATCACAGCTTATCCACAATTTCGATCATGCGTGAGTTGGCAGCATATATTGTCGAGTAGTGTGTGGCGTATCGCCAAGAAGCGCCGAAATATTAGTAGCTATATTTGGGCCATTCGTCTATTAGTCATGAAGGACTTGTTGTGGTCAATCTTTTATGTTGCAAGTACGATTATTCTCATCATCTTCAAAAGCATGCAGCCATAA
- a CDS encoding (Fe-S)-binding protein has product MTTSESPRSLQVTAATVDWTEPPELPAKPSASPEQSLIDSCVHCGFCLSTCPSYRVIGKETDSPRGRVYLMNGLNQGDFTLTDAAVGHFDTCLGCLACVSTCPSGVEYDQLITSTRAQIEQNYQRSLPQRLLRKMLFSLLPYPQRLRRLLGPLQLYQKLGLQTMVRQSGLLARVLPKSLVAMESLLPPIESQAFVDPASEIFPAQGKRRYRVGLILGCIQRLFLSEVNQATIRVLTANGCEVVIPKSQGCCAALPHHQGQVDQAQDLARQMMDSFADQDLDAVIVNASGCGHTLKEYGHILQDDPSYRDRAQTFAHQVKDVQEFLDEVGLTTPLAPLQPEPLAVVYQDACHMLHGQKIQAQPRRLLQQIPGLELREPRDAFLCCGSVGVYNILQPDIAEELGQQKVQNLTQTGATLIASANVGCTMQIRKHLEEQDHTTPVLHPMQLLDCSIRGVSWSTAVGNAQDRPL; this is encoded by the coding sequence ATGACTACTTCTGAATCACCCCGTTCTCTGCAGGTGACGGCTGCGACAGTGGATTGGACTGAGCCGCCTGAGCTGCCAGCGAAGCCCTCAGCATCCCCTGAACAGTCCTTGATTGATAGCTGTGTCCATTGTGGATTTTGTCTATCCACCTGTCCTAGCTACCGTGTGATTGGCAAAGAAACCGATTCTCCTCGGGGCCGGGTCTATTTAATGAATGGCCTCAACCAGGGCGACTTTACCCTGACAGATGCTGCTGTGGGCCATTTTGATACCTGCTTAGGCTGTTTGGCCTGTGTCAGTACGTGTCCGTCTGGGGTCGAGTATGACCAGTTGATTACCTCAACCCGAGCCCAGATTGAACAGAATTATCAACGCAGCTTGCCGCAGCGACTCCTGCGGAAAATGCTGTTTTCGTTACTGCCCTATCCTCAGCGGTTGCGACGATTGCTTGGCCCCCTACAGCTCTACCAAAAACTAGGGTTGCAAACGATGGTGCGCCAGTCGGGGCTGTTGGCACGCGTCTTGCCCAAATCCCTCGTCGCTATGGAGTCGCTGCTGCCCCCCATTGAATCCCAAGCGTTTGTTGATCCAGCATCGGAGATCTTTCCCGCTCAGGGAAAACGCCGCTATCGGGTGGGCTTGATTTTGGGTTGTATCCAGCGTCTCTTTTTGTCTGAAGTCAATCAAGCCACCATTCGGGTGTTGACGGCCAATGGCTGTGAAGTGGTGATTCCCAAAAGTCAGGGGTGCTGCGCTGCCTTGCCCCATCACCAAGGCCAAGTCGATCAAGCCCAAGATTTAGCTCGGCAGATGATGGATAGTTTTGCCGATCAGGACTTAGATGCTGTGATCGTCAATGCTTCCGGCTGTGGTCATACCCTCAAGGAATATGGCCACATCTTGCAGGATGATCCATCCTACAGAGATCGTGCCCAAACCTTTGCTCACCAGGTCAAAGACGTCCAAGAATTTCTGGACGAAGTGGGCTTAACGACTCCCTTGGCTCCTCTACAGCCAGAGCCATTGGCCGTCGTCTATCAAGATGCCTGCCATATGCTCCATGGCCAAAAAATCCAGGCTCAACCCCGTCGCCTCTTGCAGCAAATTCCGGGTTTAGAACTACGCGAACCCCGTGATGCCTTTCTTTGTTGTGGTAGTGTTGGGGTATACAACATTCTCCAACCCGACATTGCGGAAGAGTTGGGACAGCAAAAAGTGCAGAATCTCACCCAGACAGGGGCGACCTTAATTGCCTCGGCAAATGTGGGCTGTACCATGCAAATTCGCAAACATTTAGAGGAACAAGACCATACAACTCCTGTGCTCCATCCCATGCAGCTGTTAGATTGCTCTATTCGGGGTGTTTCTTGGTCAACGGCTGTAGGGAATGCTCAAGACAGACCCCTATAA
- a CDS encoding FAD-binding oxidoreductase, which produces MVLSTAAISQQLIPIVGPEQVLLLSETSLLSAPEQIFDQAPLPTYIVYPRTQAELAAVMAVAHQQRWRLLVCGHASKLHWGGLTQQIDLVVCTQGLQRVVAHATGDLTVTVEAGLSLAALQAKLAPFRQSVALDPAYAETATLGGLIATRDGGSLRHRYGSLRDMCIGITFIRADGQSAKAGGRVVKNVAGYDLMKLMTGAFGTLGVIAEVTLRLYPLPEVSTTVVIGGTEADITALTRTLLKSTLTPMAVDLLSAAAIPSGTVEGELALAVRFQSVEESVVAQCDRMFQLSQGCSSCTLSGDADTEFWQQLTQQFWQAPQPSALVCKFGVLPAQSTPFLAQFDRYCQQQQIAGWGRIYAGSGTGVLRLEQEGIGKNPSPGVEWIRELRAHCQNAHGFLTVLDAPPVLKRSLDVWGYPGNALASMKQLKQQFDPHNILNPDRFVGGI; this is translated from the coding sequence GTGGTTCTATCAACTGCTGCGATTTCCCAACAACTGATCCCTATTGTTGGTCCTGAGCAGGTCTTGCTGTTATCTGAGACCTCCCTGCTTTCCGCTCCAGAGCAGATTTTCGATCAAGCGCCCCTGCCGACTTATATTGTTTATCCGCGGACCCAAGCTGAATTAGCGGCGGTGATGGCGGTTGCCCATCAACAGCGCTGGCGACTCTTGGTATGTGGTCACGCCAGTAAACTCCACTGGGGCGGCCTGACGCAGCAGATTGATTTGGTGGTTTGTACCCAGGGCCTTCAGCGTGTGGTAGCCCATGCGACGGGGGACTTAACCGTCACCGTAGAAGCTGGACTGTCTCTGGCTGCCCTGCAAGCTAAACTAGCGCCCTTCCGCCAATCGGTTGCCCTAGATCCAGCCTATGCCGAAACGGCCACTTTGGGCGGTCTGATTGCCACCCGTGATGGCGGGAGCTTGCGACATCGCTATGGCAGCTTAAGGGATATGTGCATTGGTATCACCTTTATTCGGGCAGACGGGCAATCTGCTAAAGCTGGGGGCAGAGTCGTTAAAAATGTGGCGGGTTACGACTTAATGAAGTTAATGACGGGGGCCTTCGGCACCTTGGGAGTCATTGCTGAAGTGACCCTGCGTCTCTATCCCCTACCTGAAGTATCAACCACGGTGGTGATAGGTGGAACGGAAGCCGATATCACAGCCTTAACCCGTACATTGCTCAAAAGTACCTTGACCCCGATGGCGGTGGATTTGCTCTCGGCTGCAGCCATCCCCTCTGGCACGGTAGAGGGAGAGTTGGCCTTGGCCGTGCGCTTTCAGAGCGTAGAAGAGAGTGTGGTTGCCCAGTGCGATCGCATGTTTCAACTATCCCAAGGTTGTTCGAGTTGCACTCTCTCCGGCGATGCAGATACGGAGTTTTGGCAGCAGCTCACCCAGCAGTTCTGGCAAGCGCCTCAGCCCTCGGCTCTGGTCTGTAAATTTGGGGTGCTGCCTGCCCAATCGACTCCGTTTTTGGCTCAATTTGATCGCTACTGCCAACAACAGCAAATTGCTGGTTGGGGACGGATCTACGCCGGTAGCGGCACGGGTGTCTTGCGATTAGAGCAGGAAGGGATAGGCAAGAACCCCTCTCCTGGGGTTGAATGGATACGGGAGTTGCGAGCCCACTGTCAAAACGCCCACGGATTTTTAACCGTTTTAGATGCTCCGCCAGTGCTGAAGCGCAGCCTGGATGTGTGGGGATATCCTGGCAACGCCCTCGCCAGTATGAAACAGCTCAAACAGCAATTTGACCCTCACAATATTTTGAATCCTGATCGTTTCGTTGGTGGAATTTAA